A section of the Chryseobacterium scophthalmum genome encodes:
- a CDS encoding DUF3347 domain-containing protein translates to MKSISKIMAVMMLLVSLVYTAQIKNAKTETVKISGNCDMCKSKIEKSGNVKNVARVNWDESSNMATITYDASKTNQQEILKRIANAGYDSESFYAPDDVYAKLPSCCQYKRNKTTTMDGHGHDHSAMKSSMSNEKDHSSMTQESKPIGSPLQSVQNSYFSLKNALVKSDAKTTSANAKELTDAITSVKMNELSATEHDVWMKVMKSLNSDASAIAKTQDIKKQREAFKTLSKNMYDLLKTSKLSTAVYYQYCPMQNANWLSTESTIKNPYYGSQMLTCGSTVETLK, encoded by the coding sequence ATGAAATCAATATCAAAAATAATGGCAGTTATGATGCTTTTAGTATCATTAGTATATACTGCACAGATTAAAAACGCAAAGACCGAAACAGTAAAAATCTCAGGAAATTGCGATATGTGCAAATCAAAGATCGAGAAATCTGGAAATGTGAAAAATGTAGCCAGGGTAAATTGGGATGAATCTTCTAACATGGCAACTATTACTTATGATGCATCAAAAACAAACCAACAGGAAATTTTAAAAAGAATTGCCAATGCTGGATACGACAGCGAATCTTTTTATGCTCCGGATGATGTGTATGCTAAACTTCCGTCTTGTTGTCAATATAAAAGAAATAAGACAACAACAATGGACGGACACGGACATGATCATTCTGCAATGAAAAGTTCTATGTCAAACGAGAAGGATCATTCTTCAATGACTCAGGAAAGTAAACCGATTGGTTCGCCTTTGCAAAGTGTTCAGAATTCTTATTTTTCATTAAAAAATGCTCTTGTAAAATCAGATGCTAAAACTACCTCTGCAAATGCAAAAGAATTAACAGATGCAATCACTTCTGTAAAAATGAATGAACTGTCGGCTACAGAGCATGATGTTTGGATGAAAGTAATGAAAAGCTTAAATAGTGACGCTTCAGCAATTGCTAAAACGCAAGACATAAAAAAACAAAGAGAAGCTTTCAAAACGCTATCTAAAAATATGTATGACTTGCTAAAAACTTCAAAGCTATCGACAGCTGTTTATTACCAATATTGCCCTATGCAGAATGCCAATTGGTTGAGTACGGAAAGTACCATCAAAAACCCATATTACGGATCTCAAATGCTTACATGTGGAAGTACTGTTGAAACTTTAAAATAA
- a CDS encoding tRNA-binding protein, which produces MVIKPEISWADFDKLDIRCGTIISVNDFEKARNPSYQLEIDFGDLGTRKSAAQITTLYSKEDLVGKQILAVVNFPKKQIANFFSECLVLGVYGEDAKDVTLLSPSLPAKNGLQVG; this is translated from the coding sequence ATGGTAATAAAACCTGAAATATCCTGGGCAGATTTTGATAAATTAGACATTCGATGCGGTACCATTATTTCCGTGAATGATTTTGAAAAAGCAAGAAACCCTTCTTATCAACTTGAGATTGATTTTGGAGATTTAGGAACCAGAAAATCTGCAGCACAAATCACCACACTTTACAGCAAAGAAGATTTGGTTGGAAAACAAATTTTAGCTGTCGTTAATTTTCCAAAAAAACAGATTGCCAATTTTTTCAGCGAATGTCTGGTTTTAGGAGTTTATGGTGAAGATGCAAAAGATGTAACCCTTCTTTCACCGTCTCTTCCAGCAAAAAACGGATTGCAGGTCGGATAA
- a CDS encoding 3'-5' exonuclease: MIQNIPLEKVLFLDIETVPNSGSWKDLSEPEQKLWDKKTRFQRKDEISAEDFYDRAGIMAEFGKIICITIGMLEKNDTLRIKSFADDDEKKMLTEFGELFNSPRLRDVILCAHNGKEFDFPWIARRFLINGMMPPTPFQMFGKKPWEIPHIDTMELWKFGDYKSYVSLELLAHVFGIPTPKDDIDGSMVSSIYYIEKDLQRIVDYCEKDVLTLANIFRRMRQEDLLKRNINLD; the protein is encoded by the coding sequence ATGATACAAAACATTCCATTAGAAAAAGTCTTATTTCTTGATATTGAAACCGTTCCCAACTCTGGTTCTTGGAAAGATTTATCCGAACCCGAACAAAAACTTTGGGATAAAAAAACAAGGTTTCAGAGAAAAGATGAAATTTCTGCAGAAGATTTTTACGACAGAGCCGGAATTATGGCAGAGTTTGGAAAAATTATCTGCATTACAATTGGAATGCTTGAGAAAAATGACACCTTAAGAATCAAAAGCTTTGCAGATGATGATGAAAAAAAAATGTTGACTGAATTTGGTGAACTTTTTAACAGCCCAAGACTGCGTGATGTGATTCTCTGCGCTCACAACGGAAAAGAATTTGATTTCCCGTGGATTGCAAGACGATTTCTCATCAATGGAATGATGCCTCCTACTCCATTCCAAATGTTTGGAAAGAAACCTTGGGAAATTCCGCATATCGACACCATGGAACTGTGGAAATTCGGAGATTATAAAAGCTATGTTTCATTAGAATTATTAGCTCATGTTTTCGGAATTCCTACGCCGAAAGACGACATCGACGGATCAATGGTTTCATCAATCTACTACATAGAAAAAGACTTGCAACGAATAGTTGACTATTGTGAAAAAGATGTCTTAACTTTGGCCAATATTTTCAGACGGATGCGTCAGGAAGATTTATTAAAAAGAAATATCAATTTAGATTAA
- a CDS encoding SUF system Fe-S cluster assembly protein — protein sequence MKFTDDQIADIGEEIIRILKTVYDPEIPVDIYELGLIYDVQISDEADVKIIMTLTTPNCPVAETLPQEVKDKVKTVENVNEVELELTFEPSWNKDMMSEEAKFELGML from the coding sequence ATGAAATTTACAGACGATCAGATTGCCGATATAGGAGAAGAGATTATAAGAATATTAAAAACCGTTTATGATCCTGAAATTCCGGTGGATATTTATGAATTGGGGTTGATTTACGATGTACAGATTTCCGATGAAGCCGATGTAAAAATCATTATGACTTTAACGACTCCTAACTGTCCGGTTGCAGAAACTTTACCACAGGAAGTAAAAGATAAAGTAAAAACAGTGGAAAACGTAAACGAAGTTGAGCTTGAACTTACTTTTGAGCCAAGCTGGAACAAAGATATGATGAGCGAGGAAGCTAAATTTGAGCTGGGAATGCTGTAA
- a CDS encoding sulfurtransferase, whose protein sequence is MLPIISPKQLKELSAENLIILDVRTGKDSYQNYLNQHLKNARFVDLEKDLAETNENAAFGGRHPLPNIQKFAETVSHLGISEDSHVIIYDDKNGANAAARAWWMLKSFGLKNVQVIDGGIQAAQKESLTFSSGEETFEKPEIITKKHWLLPVSSLEDVENELTNKSATVIDVRDAYRYKGESEPIDLVAGHIPGAINIPFSENLDENGNFLKPEILKEKYLKLLENKPKKLIIHCGSGVTACHTILALAYAGFEIPNLYVGSWSEWSRREGKEIAKEI, encoded by the coding sequence ATGCTTCCTATAATTTCACCAAAACAATTAAAAGAACTTTCTGCTGAAAACCTTATTATTCTTGATGTACGAACCGGAAAAGACAGTTATCAAAACTATCTGAATCAACATCTCAAAAACGCAAGATTTGTAGATCTAGAAAAAGATTTAGCTGAAACGAATGAAAATGCAGCTTTTGGAGGAAGACATCCGCTTCCAAATATTCAAAAGTTTGCCGAAACTGTTTCTCACTTAGGAATTTCAGAAGATTCTCATGTCATTATCTATGATGATAAAAATGGAGCAAATGCTGCAGCCAGAGCGTGGTGGATGTTGAAATCTTTTGGACTGAAAAATGTTCAGGTTATAGATGGCGGAATTCAGGCGGCTCAAAAAGAAAGTTTAACATTTTCATCAGGAGAAGAAACTTTTGAAAAACCTGAAATCATTACAAAAAAACATTGGCTTCTGCCTGTTTCAAGTCTGGAAGATGTTGAAAATGAATTAACAAACAAATCTGCTACTGTAATCGATGTAAGAGATGCTTATCGTTATAAAGGTGAGTCTGAACCAATCGATTTGGTAGCAGGTCATATTCCGGGAGCGATCAATATTCCTTTTTCTGAAAATTTAGATGAAAACGGAAACTTTTTGAAGCCTGAAATTTTGAAAGAAAAGTATTTAAAATTATTAGAAAATAAACCTAAAAAATTAATCATTCATTGTGGTTCAGGAGTTACTGCTTGTCACACAATTTTGGCGCTTGCTTATGCCGGATTTGAAATTCCAAATTTATACGTTGGTTCCTGGAGTGAATGGAGTAGAAGAGAAGGGAAAGAGATTGCTAAAGAAATCTAA
- a CDS encoding OsmC family protein, with protein MTSKITYIGGLRCSAEHLQSGTIIESDAPTDNHGKGEKFSPTDLCATSLAECALTTIAILGKDKINIDGAYCTLQKIMKTEPRRIGEIVCNFVFSDQYSDEEKAFIEETAHNCPVAKSLHPDLVQTMIFIYQ; from the coding sequence ATGACATCAAAAATAACATACATAGGAGGTTTAAGATGTTCAGCAGAACATTTACAATCTGGAACCATCATCGAAAGTGATGCGCCAACAGACAATCACGGAAAAGGTGAAAAATTTTCGCCAACCGATTTGTGTGCAACTTCTTTAGCAGAATGCGCATTGACAACCATTGCTATTTTAGGGAAAGACAAAATAAATATTGACGGAGCTTACTGTACGCTTCAGAAAATTATGAAAACTGAGCCAAGAAGAATTGGTGAGATTGTTTGTAATTTTGTTTTTTCAGATCAATATTCTGATGAAGAAAAGGCTTTTATTGAAGAAACCGCTCACAATTGTCCGGTTGCAAAAAGTCTTCATCCAGACCTTGTGCAAACAATGATTTTTATTTATCAATAA
- a CDS encoding hydroxymethylglutaryl-CoA lyase has translation MFLTECPRDAMQGWDEFIPTDKKIDYINSLMEVGFDVLDCLSFVSPKAIPQMADSAEVAENIDKSLSNTKVSAIIANYRGAEKALKHQSVDILGFPFSISETFQHRNTNKNQEEAFDDIVKMVELTKSEGKELNIYFSMAFGNPYGEMWKWEDVDFWAKRFSEIGIKNILLSDTTGVATPETIALLFEKIPSKYPEIDFGAHFHNRYEESYSKLKAAYDKGCRRYDSAIKGIGGCPMAKDDLVGNMPTEQVINFMSVEKAQHNLNLLNFESSYNRAKDIFHF, from the coding sequence ATGTTTCTTACAGAATGCCCTAGAGATGCGATGCAGGGTTGGGATGAGTTTATCCCGACCGATAAAAAAATAGATTACATCAATTCACTGATGGAAGTAGGTTTTGATGTACTTGATTGCCTGAGTTTTGTCTCTCCGAAAGCAATTCCGCAAATGGCAGATTCTGCTGAGGTTGCCGAGAATATCGATAAATCTTTGTCTAATACCAAAGTTTCTGCAATTATTGCAAATTATAGAGGCGCAGAAAAAGCCTTGAAACATCAATCTGTAGATATTTTAGGTTTCCCGTTCTCTATTTCTGAAACTTTTCAGCACAGAAATACCAATAAAAATCAGGAGGAAGCTTTTGATGATATTGTAAAAATGGTTGAGCTCACCAAAAGTGAAGGCAAAGAACTGAATATTTACTTTTCAATGGCATTCGGAAATCCGTATGGTGAAATGTGGAAATGGGAAGATGTCGATTTTTGGGCGAAAAGATTTTCGGAAATAGGAATTAAAAATATTCTTCTTTCTGATACAACCGGAGTAGCAACACCGGAAACCATTGCTTTATTATTCGAAAAAATTCCGTCAAAATATCCTGAAATAGATTTTGGAGCACATTTTCATAACCGTTATGAAGAATCTTATTCTAAACTGAAAGCAGCTTATGATAAAGGTTGCAGAAGATATGATTCTGCTATCAAAGGAATTGGCGGTTGTCCGATGGCAAAAGATGATTTGGTAGGAAATATGCCGACAGAGCAAGTAATCAATTTTATGAGCGTAGAAAAAGCTCAACACAATTTAAACTTATTGAATTTCGAAAGTTCTTATAACAGAGCGAAAGATATTTTTCATTTTTAA
- the pepT gene encoding peptidase T, with amino-acid sequence MSTIEFNSMWREKLLNRFLSYVKIYSTSDAESETTPSTERQWDIANYITEELKTIGLEDVSIDEHGYIMGYVPSNLENDNQPTIGFISHYDTSPDFSGENVKPQVWENYQGEDLILNKETNFTLSPSKFESLKKYIGQTVITTDGNTLLGADDKAGCAEIVTAAEYLIANPEIKHGRIAVGFTPDEEIGRGAHKFDVAKFGAEFAYTMDGGEVGELEYENFNAAGAVVKIHGLSVHPGYAFGKMVNASLLAAEFIQSLPANETPSTTKGFDGFYHLMDVTSDVSECKLQYIIRDHDEEKFEARKKFMEEKVAEFNAKHGEKTAEVEIKEQYRNMKQQFEGKMHIVDLAAKAMKEAGIEPKIKAIRGGTDGAQLSYMGLPCPNIFAGGINFHGPYEYVALESMMKATEVIVNIVKA; translated from the coding sequence ATGAGTACAATAGAATTCAACTCGATGTGGAGAGAAAAACTGCTGAACCGTTTTCTCAGCTATGTAAAAATATATTCAACAAGTGACGCTGAAAGCGAAACCACTCCTTCAACAGAAAGGCAATGGGACATCGCCAATTATATCACTGAAGAACTGAAAACAATTGGTCTGGAAGATGTTTCTATTGACGAGCATGGTTACATTATGGGATATGTTCCATCTAATTTGGAAAACGACAATCAGCCGACGATAGGATTTATTTCTCATTATGATACTTCACCGGATTTCAGTGGTGAAAATGTAAAACCTCAGGTTTGGGAAAATTATCAGGGAGAAGATTTGATTCTGAATAAAGAAACAAATTTCACTTTATCTCCTTCAAAATTTGAAAGTTTAAAAAAATATATCGGTCAGACTGTAATTACAACTGACGGAAATACCCTTCTTGGAGCAGACGACAAAGCAGGTTGCGCTGAAATCGTAACGGCTGCAGAATATCTTATTGCTAATCCAGAGATCAAACACGGAAGAATTGCTGTAGGATTTACACCGGATGAAGAAATCGGAAGAGGAGCGCATAAATTTGATGTGGCAAAATTCGGAGCTGAATTCGCTTATACAATGGACGGAGGAGAAGTTGGTGAACTGGAATACGAAAATTTTAATGCAGCCGGAGCGGTTGTAAAAATCCACGGATTGAGTGTGCATCCTGGTTATGCTTTCGGAAAAATGGTGAATGCAAGTCTTTTGGCAGCAGAATTTATCCAGTCTCTACCTGCAAACGAAACACCTTCAACTACAAAAGGTTTTGATGGATTTTATCATTTAATGGATGTTACTTCTGATGTTTCAGAATGTAAGCTTCAATACATTATTCGTGATCACGACGAAGAGAAATTTGAGGCTAGAAAAAAATTCATGGAAGAAAAAGTAGCTGAATTTAATGCAAAACATGGCGAAAAAACCGCCGAAGTGGAGATTAAAGAACAATACCGTAACATGAAGCAGCAATTTGAAGGTAAAATGCACATCGTAGATCTTGCTGCAAAAGCAATGAAAGAAGCGGGAATTGAGCCTAAAATCAAAGCAATCAGAGGCGGAACAGACGGAGCGCAATTATCTTATATGGGATTGCCTTGTCCGAATATTTTTGCCGGCGGGATCAACTTCCACGGACCTTATGAGTATGTTGCTTTGGAAAGTATGATGAAAGCTACTGAGGTGATTGTAAATATTGTGAAAGCTTAA
- a CDS encoding CPCC family cysteine-rich protein, protein MLKFVLFVFWEDDVETDLDVISNPNRMTLRNGRKNFLEFGACEEIFIKDVIKNPECKYRKGILKV, encoded by the coding sequence TTGCTGAAATTTGTCTTGTTTGTTTTTTGGGAAGACGATGTAGAAACTGATTTAGATGTTATCAGTAATCCAAATCGGATGACATTAAGAAATGGCAGAAAAAATTTTCTTGAATTTGGAGCTTGTGAAGAAATATTTATAAAAGATGTTATAAAAAATCCTGAATGTAAGTATAGAAAGGGTATTCTTAAAGTTTAA
- a CDS encoding CPCC family cysteine-rich protein has product MDEKNNDLNVQCYCCGYFSLEEKGVAEICLVCFLGRRCRN; this is encoded by the coding sequence ATGGATGAAAAAAATAATGATTTAAATGTTCAATGCTATTGCTGTGGATATTTTTCTCTTGAAGAAAAAGGAGTTGCTGAAATTTGTCTTGTTTGTTTTTTGGGAAGACGATGTAGAAACTGA
- the thiL gene encoding thiamine-phosphate kinase, which produces MFEDKEQELTPISKLGEFGLIKHLTEFFPLSNESSELGVGDDAAVINPGNKRVVLTTDVLAEGVHFNLGYVPLKHLGYKAVVVNLSDIAAMNATPTQILVSLAVSNRFPVEALEELYAGIQAACGRYKVDLIGGDTTSSNAGLVMSITAVGIENEENIVKRSGAKPNDLLVVTGDLGGAYMGLQILEREHAVFLADPNMQPEMEGFDYILERQLKPEARTDVKGVLEQLDIKPTAMIDISDGLASEILHLSDQSKVGFRLYEEKIPMDNLTITTADELNLNPVMTALSGGEDYELLFTIASEDFDKIKNHPDFTIIGHAVEKEEGNFMVARGSNQLVALTGQGWDAFLGNQYND; this is translated from the coding sequence ATGTTTGAAGATAAAGAACAAGAATTAACACCGATCTCAAAATTGGGAGAGTTTGGTTTAATTAAACACTTAACGGAATTTTTTCCATTATCCAACGAATCTTCGGAACTTGGAGTGGGAGATGATGCCGCAGTTATCAACCCCGGGAACAAGAGGGTTGTTTTAACCACCGATGTTTTGGCGGAAGGAGTTCATTTCAATTTAGGATATGTTCCATTGAAACATTTAGGTTACAAAGCTGTTGTTGTGAATTTAAGTGATATTGCAGCAATGAATGCAACGCCTACCCAGATTTTGGTTTCTTTGGCTGTTTCAAACCGTTTTCCGGTGGAAGCTTTAGAAGAATTATATGCAGGAATTCAAGCGGCTTGTGGAAGATATAAAGTAGATTTGATTGGCGGAGATACAACAAGTTCAAATGCCGGTTTAGTGATGAGCATAACCGCAGTCGGAATCGAAAATGAAGAAAATATTGTTAAAAGAAGCGGTGCAAAACCAAATGATTTATTGGTGGTAACCGGAGATTTAGGCGGAGCTTATATGGGACTTCAGATTTTGGAGAGAGAGCATGCTGTTTTCTTAGCTGATCCAAATATGCAGCCTGAAATGGAAGGTTTCGACTATATTTTAGAAAGACAGTTAAAGCCGGAAGCAAGAACTGATGTGAAAGGTGTCTTGGAACAATTAGATATCAAACCGACGGCAATGATCGATATTTCAGACGGTTTGGCTTCGGAAATTCTGCATCTTTCTGACCAATCAAAAGTTGGTTTCAGATTGTATGAAGAGAAAATTCCGATGGATAATTTAACGATTACAACTGCTGACGAATTGAATTTAAATCCAGTAATGACAGCGTTAAGCGGTGGTGAAGATTATGAACTCTTATTCACGATTGCTTCAGAGGATTTTGATAAAATAAAAAATCACCCGGATTTTACCATTATCGGTCATGCGGTTGAAAAAGAAGAAGGCAATTTTATGGTGGCAAGAGGGTCTAATCAATTGGTTGCTTTAACGGGGCAAGGTTGGGATGCTTTTTTAGGAAACCAGTACAACGATTAA
- a CDS encoding acyl-CoA thioesterase: MTFYHTFEVRWSDLDANKHLANSSYVQYCAQIRMAFMKKEKMGVTQMSRWGIGPVIMHERFSFFKEIFADQKVIVSLEIDGCAEDAAIYRFVHKFYLPDGSHCATSEATGVWIDTMLRKMTSPPDDVVEAMNKYKTAETILMTREDFKKLPFRPENIDPATFN; the protein is encoded by the coding sequence ATGACATTTTATCATACATTCGAAGTTCGCTGGAGCGACTTAGACGCAAATAAACACTTGGCCAACTCATCTTACGTGCAATATTGTGCACAAATCAGAATGGCTTTTATGAAAAAGGAAAAAATGGGTGTTACCCAAATGAGCCGATGGGGAATTGGTCCTGTAATTATGCATGAGCGATTTTCTTTTTTCAAGGAAATTTTTGCTGATCAAAAGGTAATTGTAAGCCTTGAAATTGATGGATGCGCAGAAGATGCAGCGATCTATCGTTTCGTTCATAAATTCTATCTTCCTGATGGTTCACACTGTGCGACTTCTGAAGCAACCGGTGTTTGGATCGATACGATGTTGAGAAAAATGACTTCTCCACCGGACGATGTGGTAGAAGCAATGAATAAATATAAAACGGCTGAAACGATATTGATGACGAGAGAAGATTTTAAAAAACTTCCTTTCCGTCCGGAAAATATTGACCCGGCAACATTTAACTAA
- a CDS encoding NAD(P)/FAD-dependent oxidoreductase gives MKQIIIIGGGAAGFFCAANLDEKKYKVTILEQNSDVLQKVKISGGGRCNVSHACFDPKELVQFYPRGNKELLSVFTKFQPGDTMDWFEKRKIPLKIEKDNRIFPESNSSQTIINTFLHEIQQKNVEVKTKCSVKEIEKLDEKYLVKTSLGDFEADFVIYTTGSSPKSLKMIENLGHKIIDLVPSLFTFNIKDDLLKDLLGTSFEMAETSIPKLKTEESGPLLITHWGLSGPAILKISAWEAINLAKVKYNFEVQVNFISKDIDDAEELFQNFKQSNPKKTIGQSKIFDVTNRFWQRVLEVSKVDLNKQIANISGKEIQTILENLCKKKFQVTGKSTFKDEFVTAGGVDLKEINFKNMSSKILPNFYVAGEVLNIDAVTGGFNFQACWSEAWLIAQDLNNFK, from the coding sequence ATGAAGCAAATTATCATTATCGGAGGTGGTGCAGCAGGATTTTTCTGTGCAGCAAATCTTGACGAAAAGAAATATAAAGTTACCATTCTTGAGCAGAATTCAGATGTTTTGCAAAAAGTGAAAATTTCCGGAGGTGGAAGATGTAATGTAAGTCATGCCTGTTTTGACCCCAAAGAATTAGTGCAATTTTATCCTCGTGGAAACAAAGAGTTACTGAGCGTTTTCACCAAATTTCAGCCGGGAGATACCATGGATTGGTTCGAAAAACGAAAAATCCCGTTGAAGATAGAAAAAGATAACAGAATCTTCCCTGAAAGCAATTCTTCGCAGACGATTATTAATACTTTTTTACATGAAATTCAGCAGAAAAATGTTGAAGTTAAAACGAAATGTTCAGTCAAAGAAATTGAAAAATTAGATGAAAAATATTTAGTTAAAACAAGTTTAGGTGATTTTGAAGCAGATTTTGTGATTTACACAACCGGAAGTTCACCAAAGTCTTTAAAAATGATTGAAAATTTAGGACATAAGATCATAGACTTGGTTCCTTCCCTATTTACATTTAATATTAAAGATGATTTGCTGAAAGATCTTTTAGGAACAAGTTTTGAAATGGCAGAAACCTCCATTCCAAAATTAAAAACTGAAGAAAGCGGACCGTTATTGATTACGCATTGGGGACTTTCAGGACCTGCAATTCTGAAAATTTCGGCTTGGGAAGCCATTAATCTGGCAAAAGTAAAATACAATTTTGAAGTTCAGGTGAATTTTATTTCAAAAGACATTGATGATGCGGAAGAATTATTTCAAAATTTCAAACAGTCAAATCCTAAAAAAACAATCGGACAGTCTAAGATTTTTGATGTGACCAATCGTTTTTGGCAGAGAGTTTTGGAGGTTTCAAAAGTCGATTTGAATAAACAAATTGCGAATATTTCAGGAAAAGAGATACAGACCATTCTTGAAAATTTATGCAAAAAGAAGTTTCAGGTAACCGGAAAGTCAACATTTAAGGATGAGTTTGTAACCGCAGGAGGTGTAGATTTAAAAGAAATTAATTTTAAAAATATGTCTTCGAAAATTTTGCCTAACTTTTACGTTGCCGGAGAAGTGCTGAATATTGATGCCGTAACCGGCGGATTTAATTTTCAGGCATGTTGGAGTGAGGCATGGTTGATTGCACAAGATTTAAATAATTTTAAATAA
- a CDS encoding energy transducer TonB — protein sequence MKKLHLFLLIINSLFAFAQDANPEKQISKDSIYLTVDYAPEFPGGISKFRQKFAQNFVPNAITEKGTVTCNATFILSENGEMEKIEAQGSSKSFNEETVRTLRSMKKIKWTPAKIKTTPVKYLFRLPLTMRFE from the coding sequence ATGAAAAAATTACATTTATTCTTACTTATTATTAATTCGTTATTCGCCTTTGCTCAAGATGCAAATCCTGAGAAGCAAATTTCTAAAGACAGCATTTATTTAACAGTAGATTATGCTCCTGAATTTCCAGGTGGAATTTCGAAATTTCGCCAAAAATTTGCACAAAATTTTGTTCCTAATGCAATTACTGAAAAGGGAACTGTAACATGCAACGCAACATTTATTCTTTCTGAAAACGGTGAAATGGAAAAAATTGAAGCACAAGGTAGTAGTAAATCATTTAATGAAGAAACTGTTCGTACATTAAGGTCAATGAAAAAAATAAAATGGACTCCTGCTAAAATTAAAACAACTCCGGTAAAATATTTATTTAGATTACCCTTAACAATGAGATTCGAATAG
- a CDS encoding DUF2306 domain-containing protein — MILIKRNIPNILKILLIIGFGYFFWLMLKITLEYIPLDTNVSFLMIKQTEVEQRPEYLYFFYTHVYTSIFVLLAGFLAILRKDFRLKNFHRNAGKIYIFLILLFAAPSGIYMGIFANGGFLSKISFVILGCLWWFTTFKAFQLARQRKFKEHKQWMWRSFALTISAITLRMWKVIIVYLFHPNPMDVYQIIAWLGWIPNILLIEYLITKKHI; from the coding sequence ATGATATTGATTAAAAGAAATATTCCAAACATTCTAAAAATCCTTCTCATCATAGGATTTGGGTATTTCTTTTGGCTCATGCTGAAGATAACTTTAGAGTATATTCCTTTAGATACCAATGTGAGTTTTTTAATGATTAAACAAACTGAAGTAGAACAAAGACCGGAATATCTTTATTTCTTTTACACCCATGTTTACACAAGCATTTTTGTTTTATTGGCAGGTTTTTTAGCCATTCTCAGAAAAGATTTTAGACTGAAAAATTTTCACAGAAACGCGGGTAAAATTTATATTTTTTTGATTCTACTATTCGCTGCACCTTCAGGAATTTATATGGGAATTTTTGCAAACGGTGGATTTTTATCAAAAATCTCTTTTGTCATTTTAGGCTGTCTTTGGTGGTTTACAACGTTTAAAGCTTTTCAATTAGCCAGACAGAGAAAATTTAAAGAACACAAACAATGGATGTGGCGAAGTTTTGCGCTCACAATTTCTGCCATCACTTTGAGAATGTGGAAGGTAATTATTGTATATTTATTCCACCCAAATCCAATGGATGTTTATCAAATCATCGCTTGGTTGGGCTGGATTCCAAACATTTTATTAATTGAATATTTAATCACAAAAAAGCACATTTAG